One genomic window of Pseudomonadota bacterium includes the following:
- a CDS encoding phenol hydroxylase: MRVTRANHRGYTEFQFSIGDPTLYLEMTLPPAAFAEFCARHQVVHLTPAEARAVDAASRRWQADDEHEEQNRVD, from the coding sequence GTGCGCGTGACACGCGCCAATCATCGCGGCTACACCGAGTTCCAGTTCTCCATCGGCGACCCGACGTTGTACCTCGAAATGACACTGCCGCCGGCGGCCTTCGCCGAATTCTGCGCCCGTCACCAGGTGGTGCACTTGACGCCGGCCGAAGCGCGCGCGGTCGATGCCGCGTCGCGACGCTGGCAGGCGGACGACGAGCACGAGGAGCAAAACCGTGTCGATTGA
- a CDS encoding MmoB/DmpM family protein encodes MADKVFISLQNNAEAQPIITAILADNPAAVLNESPGMVKIDCPSRLVIRRESVEAALGREFDLQEIHINLISLGGNIDEDDDEFVLYWQA; translated from the coding sequence ATGGCCGACAAAGTCTTCATCTCCCTGCAGAACAACGCCGAGGCGCAGCCCATCATCACCGCCATCCTCGCCGACAACCCGGCGGCGGTGCTCAACGAATCGCCGGGCATGGTCAAGATCGATTGCCCTTCGCGCCTCGTGATCCGGCGCGAGTCGGTCGAAGCGGCGCTGGGTCGCGAATTCGACCTGCAGGAAATCCACATCAATCTCATCTCCCTCGGCGGCAACATCGACGAGGACGACGACGAGTTCGTGTTGTACTGGCAGGCCTGA
- a CDS encoding cytochrome c, whose amino-acid sequence MAMRRPDAKAETCLGCHAVRAISMCIPSYRADAGRTEWQVHRVALKQYRDGGRQHDTMHANAANLSDQDMADIGAYIESYRNK is encoded by the coding sequence ATGGCGATGCGGCGGCCGGACGCAAAGGCGGAAACCTGCCTGGGCTGCCATGCCGTGCGGGCTATTTCAATGTGTATCCCCAGCTATCGTGCCGATGCTGGGCGGACAGAGTGGCAAGTACATCGAGTCGCGCTCAAGCAATACCGCGATGGCGGCCGTCAGCACGACACCATGCATGCGAACGCGGCCAACCTGAGCGATCAGGACATGGCCGACATCGGCGCTTACATCGAAAGCTACCGCAACAAGTAG
- a CDS encoding DUF2780 domain-containing protein: MSHHVPFAASCSRPSSPRCPQMTPENFQKLNAVVPGMSAYLGAAPAFLPGEQASATTTPGGGLAQGAALAGAAGAGTSVGALAAAAGGRSTAGTLAAAAAGGAPAGSLAAAAGGGSTTGALAAAALGQPVSPTDALKGAARDKLAASVGGAVPGAQGGLAGVAAGALAGNAGGQSGVGAAGALLAGTAVGDKLQAVQALAPAFSQLGMNRDSVAQFPPIVVGYVKSVGGKSSSGLLTHALGL, encoded by the coding sequence ATGTCGCATCACGTTCCATTCGCCGCATCATGCTCGCGGCCGTCATCGCCGCGTTGCCCGCAGATGACGCCCGAGAACTTCCAGAAGTTGAACGCGGTGGTGCCGGGCATGAGCGCCTATCTCGGCGCCGCGCCCGCCTTCCTGCCGGGCGAACAGGCGTCGGCGACGACGACACCGGGGGGCGGGCTGGCCCAGGGCGCGGCGCTCGCCGGCGCGGCGGGCGCGGGTACCTCGGTCGGCGCGCTGGCGGCGGCGGCCGGTGGTCGTTCGACGGCCGGCACCTTGGCGGCCGCAGCCGCCGGTGGTGCTCCCGCCGGCAGCCTCGCGGCGGCGGCGGGCGGTGGTTCGACGACGGGCGCGCTGGCGGCGGCTGCGCTCGGTCAGCCGGTGTCGCCGACCGACGCGCTCAAGGGCGCGGCGCGCGACAAGCTGGCGGCTTCCGTGGGCGGTGCGGTACCGGGCGCGCAGGGCGGACTCGCCGGCGTCGCGGCCGGCGCCCTGGCCGGCAATGCCGGTGGGCAGAGCGGCGTCGGCGCGGCCGGCGCATTGCTCGCGGGCACCGCGGTGGGCGACAAGCTGCAGGCCGTGCAGGCGCTGGCGCCGGCCTTCTCACAGCTCGGCATGAACCGGGACTCGGTCGCGCAATTCCCGCCGATCGTGGTCGGCTACGTGAAGTCGGTCGGCGGCAAGTCGTCGTCAGGGCTATTGACCCACGCGCTGGGGCTATAG